A stretch of the Ensifer sp. PDNC004 genome encodes the following:
- a CDS encoding rhomboid family intramembrane serine protease, which produces MERDQTATPPEAERESAASPAREPAFNLPAGLTFILLFLIAIHVLRTYVLPPAIDQEIIFNFAFLPARYDHPLAEQGLAWLWSPVTYSFLHGSWEHLIFNIFWMVAFGAPVVRRIGMGRLAVFWCLSAAAAVALHTVFHWGEMIVVVGASGVVSGFMGAAARFVFSPSGRISRQFAHLNRRLDVGEALANRSVVVFAGIWFLTNFLIGLGMFTPGGAGSVAWEAHIGGFLFGFLLFSLFDPRD; this is translated from the coding sequence ATGGAACGAGATCAGACGGCGACGCCACCGGAAGCAGAGCGCGAGAGCGCCGCGAGCCCGGCGCGCGAGCCGGCCTTTAATCTGCCGGCGGGGCTGACTTTCATCCTGCTGTTTCTGATCGCAATCCATGTTCTGCGAACCTACGTGCTGCCGCCGGCGATCGATCAGGAGATCATCTTCAATTTCGCCTTTCTCCCGGCGCGTTACGATCACCCTCTGGCAGAGCAGGGGCTTGCGTGGCTGTGGAGCCCCGTCACCTACTCCTTCCTGCACGGAAGCTGGGAGCATCTGATCTTCAACATCTTCTGGATGGTTGCCTTCGGTGCGCCGGTGGTGCGGCGGATCGGTATGGGGCGCCTTGCCGTGTTCTGGTGCCTGTCGGCTGCGGCCGCCGTCGCGCTGCATACGGTCTTTCACTGGGGGGAAATGATCGTCGTCGTCGGTGCTTCCGGCGTAGTGTCGGGCTTCATGGGGGCTGCCGCACGCTTCGTCTTCTCGCCGAGCGGACGCATCAGTCGGCAGTTCGCCCATCTCAATCGCCGGCTCGATGTCGGTGAGGCGCTGGCCAACCGCTCGGTCGTGGTCTTCGCCGGCATTTGGTTCCTGACCAACTTCCTGATCGGCCTTGGCATGTTTACCCCTGGCGGGGCGGGCAGCGTCGCCTGGGAAGCGCATATCGGCGGCTTCCTCTTCGGCTTTCTGCTCTTCAGCCTTTTCGATCCGCGCGACTGA
- a CDS encoding patatin-like phospholipase family protein, which produces MLNWTFTRSNQITDLSGPDGTSISTAPPEPAPPPQKPKIAIALGGGAARGWAHIGVLRALDEEGIEVGMIAGTSIGALVGGCYLAGKLDELETFARSLTVRRIAGLLDFAIGGGGLFGGLRLTKRMQEHLEGLSIESLDRPFIAVATEVHSGHEVWLEKGSLITAIRASYALPGIFEPIKANGRTLIDGALVNPVPVSVCRAHEQQLVVAVNLNYDLYGRSAVVKHSAGAESLDAPAKEAPHQSRLGMTSVMVQAFNIIQDRISRARLAGDPPDLALHPKLNDIGLSEFHRAGEAIDRGYHEAKARLVEIRRMQEVLVR; this is translated from the coding sequence ATGTTGAATTGGACGTTTACGCGTAGCAACCAGATTACGGATCTGTCCGGACCGGACGGAACATCGATTTCGACGGCGCCGCCTGAACCGGCGCCACCTCCGCAAAAACCGAAGATCGCAATCGCGCTTGGCGGCGGTGCCGCGCGCGGCTGGGCCCATATCGGCGTGCTGCGCGCCCTCGACGAAGAAGGCATCGAAGTCGGCATGATTGCCGGCACCTCGATCGGCGCGCTCGTCGGCGGTTGCTACCTTGCCGGCAAGCTCGACGAACTCGAAACCTTCGCCCGTTCCCTCACCGTGCGCCGCATCGCCGGGCTGCTCGATTTCGCCATCGGCGGCGGCGGTCTTTTCGGCGGCCTGCGGCTGACCAAGCGCATGCAGGAACATCTCGAAGGTCTCAGCATCGAGAGCCTCGACAGGCCATTCATTGCGGTTGCGACAGAGGTTCACAGTGGCCACGAGGTGTGGCTCGAAAAAGGATCGCTGATTACCGCGATCCGTGCGTCGTATGCCCTGCCCGGCATTTTCGAACCGATAAAGGCGAACGGACGCACGCTGATCGATGGCGCGCTCGTCAATCCGGTTCCGGTTTCGGTGTGCCGCGCCCACGAACAGCAGCTCGTCGTCGCGGTGAACCTCAACTACGATCTCTATGGCCGCTCGGCCGTAGTCAAACACAGCGCCGGCGCCGAATCCCTGGATGCGCCCGCCAAGGAAGCGCCGCACCAGTCGCGCCTCGGCATGACCAGCGTCATGGTCCAGGCCTTCAACATCATTCAGGACCGGATTTCCCGCGCCCGGCTTGCCGGCGACCCGCCAGATCTGGCGCTGCACCCGAAACTCAACGACATCGGTCTTTCGGAGTTCCATCGCGCGGGCGAAGCCATCGATCGCGGCTACCACGAGGCAAAGGCCAGGCTGGTTGAAATTCGCCGCATGCAGGAAGTGCTCGTTCGCTGA
- a CDS encoding CBS domain-containing protein, whose protein sequence is MSVKAILDEKGRNVVTVGPQMTVQQAAILLRDNHIGAVVILDADDQIAGILTERDIVAAIAKQGSTCLERPVAAVMWQNVYCCTEDMSVQTLMEMMSKLRARHLPVERNGQLAGIVSIGDVIKHHIRAIEHETEQIKAYIAG, encoded by the coding sequence ATGTCAGTAAAAGCCATACTCGATGAAAAGGGCCGGAATGTCGTAACGGTCGGCCCTCAGATGACAGTCCAACAGGCTGCCATCCTCTTGCGTGACAATCATATCGGTGCGGTCGTCATCCTCGACGCGGACGATCAGATCGCAGGCATCCTCACCGAGCGCGACATCGTCGCGGCGATTGCCAAGCAGGGCTCGACCTGTCTCGAAAGACCGGTAGCAGCGGTAATGTGGCAGAATGTCTACTGCTGCACCGAGGATATGTCCGTGCAGACCCTGATGGAAATGATGAGCAAGCTCAGGGCCCGTCATTTGCCGGTCGAAAGAAACGGTCAACTCGCCGGCATCGTCTCGATCGGCGACGTGATCAAGCATCACATCCGCGCCATCGAGCACGAGACCGAACAGATCAAGGCCTATATCGCTGGCTGA